One stretch of Lysobacter sp. TY2-98 DNA includes these proteins:
- a CDS encoding calcium-binding protein, with the protein MSKNDESIYFIVGDTQDPVLPDAPASPEAKRLGLDAYVLTFKEFLEDEDLREFGVSSAKDLTEEGIEHLSEVAEKKLAARIIKRISSSAEYQARVAAVGGMAAVVTKWRDLAEKSGSADARGVLLYANTFLDTHEKALADLTDPSRINATTSVQSVRTLSYLAGKAFDVLDLKNAVETASENPDEAFGGLFAGWVGSLVMMPIVGAIEGGLFAGFAVSVGTGVAVAATLLAAGYGAEKLGVFLWDAVGSPLFWGALEQAGVKDDFQRFVIEKSDWVTHHIPGFDPVDYHAETTHNGVAVASNPKSNVVVGNDGNNEISFLYGRTVAFGKGGDDVYKIANTATGNQIISDTDGANQLWFGVEDVAQLQLHAVGKNIYQSSGGNYRATLVGEGDNASLVISSKYYPTAVLLNWKQGNFGINLPEFDAPGASGLSGLTTEDDVFGEPGTNLGADKVSGGAGNDGLAGGQGDDELDGGVGDDLILGGAGADHLYGGDGNDFIYDGSEMFSLRDWDNTDVDADGKTQLTRVNEDIARYGADVLAKGRGWYIRRRTDAGGLYVVARDVASVDANALPSGDDVIDAGAGDDLVGAGEGNDIIDGGAGNDTLRGGHDDDSISGGDGDDYIYGDLSAAMASPWLISENVSRNARIAGNDQLDGGAGNDHIFGGGGNDVISGGAGDDELRGRGLDTPPSDPDEKDDDVISGGDGNDHLIGDGGDDWLSGDAGVDVLEGDGNNVVDGRDRLDGGGGNDLLQGGGSDDVLIGGEGDDELQGDSNTIDASRHGNDLLFGGAGADRMYGQGGNDELHGGDGNDEMSGDEVGMDVAYQGSDRLFGDAGNDRMFGQGGNDYLDGGDGDDEMYGDEGDDVLVGGAGNNYLDGGVGDDVLQAGDGQDYLVGRDGNDQISGGGGSDNLYGGAGDDVLDGGDGIDRLSGGDGNDSITGGAGSDVMWGDAGNDSLFGSEGDDQMDAGDGDDMLDGGAGADMLIGGLGNDRLIGGAGADILWGNAGDDVMSGGADADVFYFNSGFGHDTVELEAGSTDTAIFLDNMRAEALTFVRDDLDLIVRVTATGDDVRFKGYFKDGMNVTIRTADGYELGHQTFVNGAYFFAPATTGSAGNDSLVGTDGADRLYGGDGADTIDGKAGDDLLDGGAGDDILNGGAGDDTIFGGAGNDTILLGFQATDTGDTVDGGQGNDTYEIGAGAGFTEITGLDKADSGTDLIKFGAGLTQSAVLNYQLSGNDLIIFFGTASGTSVDAANIVVLTGFMATSAGGHVIQFADGAQLRAADFRTQYWSGTAGNDTYSGTFGPDSMDGQAGDDVLSGGAGNDFLYGNTGNDVLHGDDGNDTLQASDGNDVLYGDAGDDTFTSQNEAYFGDRLIGGTGNDTYIFRQSYYYTSNPTTVNGGGIEEVAGEGVDTVVTNYHNFYLGANVENLVVEWVSFWFTENGIPVNQNYVGNELDNVIRIAAPSYFANHQGRHYLLDGGVGADTLIGSDADETYVVDNAGDTIIETTSPSYNSNDTVRSSISYSIANRLELENIELTGSENTTATGNSRNNLLNGAMSSGANLLIGGDGDDTYIAGAEDTIVELANGGHDTVIVHAGSYELYNVVSAPNIEAYKLDENSWGGLQGDSQNNELVGNSHSNQLFGGAGDDILDGRGADYGGTDSFSGGDGNDWIKLGSGNATVTGGAGDDVITLGYGSSQVRISYSRGDGHDVINALPSTMSSSTGRVVQFDASIRPDEVTWTRDGNDLLVSIAGDAGNAIRVARYWTQDERGDVVSGVVTGFYFAYDWSTHSGGLDRLPYVNNPPRATAQFDMTLAEGEQFVQPLPADLFTDPGDTLSYSLGSGAPDWLSIDVATGTLSGTPPIGAGAPWITVIATDTWGQTASTSVSVHVTHLVAGSNGTDDLVGTSADEELRGLGGDDRLDGGGGHDRLVGGDGNDTYRVYGYGEVVIEAANGGHDLEESDSDIVLAANVEDGRLLESGGWSLVGNDLANVLYGNSMSNSLDGGLGADRMEGGAGDDIYTVDNVGDVVVELANEGRDLVTSSVTYVLGANVEDLSLAGSADINATGNALDNTLNGNSGANHLDGGGGADQMYGGDGDDYYIVDSSTDRVREYSGGGVDTIERRYETNYLLGSEIENLVLGAGVVTGHGNGLDNEITLNAAANSSSGQAGDDIIHGLSGNDQIWGDDGWDELYGDDGDDYLDGGAGSDYLEGGIGNDQLRGGADTDEDTLIGGAGDDKYVWTGGLDIIDNTGGGSDGLFFSDSTITSARLTFKRDGDDLLVLVDGDAGRGVRVVNHFLGGDFALDYVQIPNSSQLNTAQINQRALYAGYDNVIQGTSASETLNGTAGRDVLLGGSGNDQLNGAAANDWLKGEAGNDTLYGGAGADQLEGGLGDDVYTIDDTLDTVIEAAGEGIDLVNASVTYALTTNVENLTLTGTNAINGTGNALDNVLTGNSASNTLNGGDGNDTLDGGAGTDTLVGGLGNDTYTVDSAGDVVTEQANQGTDTVKSSVTYTLAANVENLTLTGPNAVNGTGNAADNLLTGNGADNVLDGGAGNDTMVGGLGNDTYVVDSAGDVVTELAGQGTDTVKSSVSYLLGADVENLTLTGAAAINGTGNTLANVLTGNDADNSLDGGAGNDTLVGGLGNDTYIVDSASDVVTEQASQGTDTVKSSVTYTLAANVENLVLTGTAAINGTGNTLANVLTGNDADNTLDGGAGNDTLIGGLGNDTYIVDSASDGITEQAGQGTDTVKSTVTYTLANTANVENLTLTGSNAINATGNLLDNVLTGNSGVNTLSGGAGNDTLDGGAGTDTLVGGQGDDTYIVDSTTDVITEQTGEGTDTVKSTVTFDLTNIANVENVTLTGSGVINATGNALANVLTGNSAANSLSGGAGDDTLDGGAGNDTLVGGLGNDTYIVDSTGDVVTEQASQGTDTVKSSVTYTLAANVENLVLTGTAAINGTGNTLANVLTGNDADNTLDGGAGNDTLIGGLGNDTYIVDSASDGITEQAGQGTDTVKSTVTYTLANTANVENLTLTGSNAINATGNLLDNVLTGNSGVNTLSGGAGNDTLDGGAGTDTLVGGQGDDTYIVDSTTDVITEQTGEGTDTVKSTVTFDLTNIANVENVTLTGSGVINATGNALANVLTGNSAANSLSGGAGDDTLDGGAGSDTLTGGVGRDTYLMGRGYGADTVVENDTATGQLDVAKFLSGVAYDQLWFARPSGTNNLEISIIGTSDALVIKNWYLGAAYQVEEIRTVDGAKLLTAGKVQTLVDAMAKLTKPSSGQTTLPASYRTQLDPVFASTWTASTALTASLAADRSYSGLNPTSVQTPANEQFVAGELEPTLGSRPGRRVDVGRNRGYVDGVARVRDILDPRSGSFERQPLQDVGAHLEALLHQSVSLPPSRISATLPAGGCGPAEVVASSLHSTVCPPQLIEGGMAQSPLEGHAQVAAGNLDVDWLRDGDHLELTGAIGHPMAVSCAGAPADADASILSSCHALIGLMAVSDSRDAHVGVFPPTLRPEVSGIQILG; encoded by the coding sequence ATGTCTAAAAACGACGAAAGTATCTATTTCATTGTCGGAGATACCCAAGACCCCGTGCTTCCCGATGCTCCCGCATCGCCGGAAGCCAAGCGGCTAGGGCTCGACGCGTACGTACTGACGTTTAAGGAGTTTCTCGAAGACGAGGATCTGCGCGAATTCGGCGTTTCCAGCGCCAAAGATCTCACGGAAGAGGGCATTGAGCACTTGTCAGAAGTGGCAGAGAAGAAGCTTGCCGCCCGGATCATCAAGCGTATTTCCTCGTCCGCGGAGTATCAGGCTCGAGTAGCGGCAGTCGGTGGCATGGCGGCAGTCGTCACCAAGTGGCGTGATTTGGCGGAGAAGAGTGGATCTGCCGACGCGAGAGGCGTGCTCCTATACGCGAACACTTTTCTGGACACGCATGAAAAGGCGCTCGCGGACTTGACCGATCCCAGCCGGATCAACGCGACAACGTCGGTTCAGTCCGTTCGTACGCTTTCCTATTTGGCGGGAAAGGCCTTCGATGTTCTCGATCTTAAGAACGCTGTTGAAACAGCATCGGAGAATCCCGACGAAGCCTTCGGCGGCCTTTTTGCGGGTTGGGTCGGTTCGCTCGTAATGATGCCTATCGTCGGAGCAATTGAGGGAGGTCTATTCGCGGGCTTCGCGGTGTCGGTAGGCACGGGTGTGGCGGTTGCCGCCACTTTGTTGGCGGCGGGATATGGTGCGGAAAAGCTGGGCGTCTTCTTGTGGGACGCAGTAGGATCGCCACTCTTCTGGGGTGCACTTGAGCAAGCTGGTGTAAAGGACGACTTCCAGCGGTTCGTCATTGAGAAAAGCGATTGGGTGACCCACCACATCCCAGGCTTTGATCCCGTCGACTATCATGCTGAGACGACTCACAACGGAGTCGCCGTCGCCAGCAACCCGAAGAGCAACGTCGTTGTCGGAAACGACGGGAACAATGAAATTTCCTTTCTATACGGACGCACCGTTGCCTTCGGCAAAGGCGGTGACGACGTCTACAAGATTGCTAACACTGCTACCGGCAATCAAATTATTTCGGACACTGACGGAGCAAATCAGCTCTGGTTCGGCGTGGAGGACGTTGCCCAGCTGCAGCTCCACGCGGTAGGTAAGAACATTTATCAGTCGAGTGGCGGCAACTATCGCGCCACCCTCGTCGGCGAAGGCGACAATGCCTCGCTCGTGATTTCCAGTAAGTACTACCCGACTGCGGTCCTCCTCAACTGGAAGCAGGGCAATTTCGGGATCAACTTGCCGGAATTCGACGCGCCGGGTGCAAGCGGTCTATCCGGTCTCACAACGGAAGACGATGTCTTCGGTGAGCCCGGCACGAATCTCGGCGCGGATAAGGTCTCCGGCGGCGCCGGCAATGATGGCCTGGCGGGCGGGCAAGGCGACGACGAGCTCGACGGCGGCGTCGGTGACGATCTGATCCTCGGCGGCGCCGGCGCTGACCATCTCTATGGTGGCGACGGAAATGACTTCATCTATGACGGCTCCGAGATGTTTTCCCTTCGCGATTGGGATAACACGGATGTCGACGCGGATGGCAAGACGCAACTCACGCGCGTCAACGAGGACATCGCGCGATATGGCGCGGACGTTCTCGCTAAGGGTCGCGGATGGTACATACGACGCCGAACGGATGCTGGCGGACTCTACGTCGTGGCCCGCGACGTGGCCTCGGTCGATGCAAATGCGTTGCCTAGCGGCGACGACGTCATTGATGCGGGCGCCGGCGACGACCTCGTAGGGGCCGGAGAAGGCAACGACATCATTGACGGCGGGGCTGGCAATGACACGCTCCGCGGCGGCCACGATGACGACTCAATCAGCGGTGGTGACGGTGATGACTACATCTATGGCGACCTCTCGGCCGCGATGGCCTCGCCGTGGCTCATCTCGGAGAACGTGTCCCGCAACGCACGTATTGCGGGCAACGACCAGCTCGACGGCGGCGCCGGAAACGACCACATCTTCGGCGGTGGGGGCAACGACGTCATTTCCGGCGGCGCGGGCGACGACGAATTGAGGGGACGCGGACTCGATACGCCGCCGTCGGATCCCGATGAAAAGGACGATGACGTCATTTCCGGTGGTGATGGAAATGACCACTTGATTGGTGACGGCGGGGACGATTGGCTGTCGGGCGACGCTGGGGTGGATGTCCTTGAAGGGGACGGCAACAACGTGGTCGATGGCCGCGATCGCCTCGACGGCGGCGGCGGCAATGATTTGCTGCAGGGTGGCGGATCAGATGACGTCTTGATCGGCGGCGAAGGCGACGACGAGCTGCAAGGCGATAGCAACACGATCGATGCGTCCAGACACGGCAATGACCTCCTTTTCGGAGGCGCCGGCGCGGATCGCATGTACGGCCAAGGCGGAAACGACGAACTTCACGGCGGCGATGGCAACGACGAAATGTCGGGTGACGAAGTCGGCATGGACGTCGCCTATCAAGGCAGCGATCGCCTGTTCGGCGACGCCGGCAACGATCGCATGTTCGGTCAAGGCGGTAACGACTATCTCGACGGCGGCGACGGCGACGACGAGATGTACGGTGATGAGGGCGACGACGTCCTCGTCGGCGGCGCCGGCAACAACTATCTCGACGGTGGCGTCGGTGACGACGTGCTGCAGGCCGGCGATGGGCAGGACTACCTTGTCGGCCGCGATGGGAACGACCAAATCAGCGGTGGTGGTGGGTCCGACAACCTCTACGGCGGTGCCGGCGACGACGTACTGGACGGCGGAGACGGCATCGACCGACTCTCCGGCGGCGATGGCAACGATAGCATCACCGGCGGCGCAGGCAGCGACGTGATGTGGGGTGACGCCGGCAATGACTCGCTCTTCGGCTCGGAGGGCGATGACCAGATGGATGCAGGTGACGGCGATGACATGCTCGACGGCGGCGCTGGCGCGGACATGCTTATCGGCGGCTTGGGCAACGACCGGCTTATCGGTGGTGCCGGCGCCGACATCCTGTGGGGCAACGCCGGCGACGACGTCATGTCCGGCGGCGCGGATGCGGACGTCTTCTACTTCAACAGCGGCTTCGGCCATGACACGGTGGAGCTGGAGGCGGGAAGCACTGATACCGCGATCTTTCTGGACAACATGCGTGCGGAGGCGCTCACCTTCGTTCGCGATGATCTCGACCTGATCGTTCGCGTCACCGCGACCGGAGACGATGTTCGGTTCAAGGGCTACTTCAAGGACGGCATGAACGTCACCATCCGCACGGCGGATGGGTATGAGCTCGGCCACCAGACGTTCGTCAATGGCGCGTACTTCTTCGCGCCCGCGACGACGGGGTCGGCAGGAAACGACTCGCTGGTCGGTACCGACGGGGCCGATCGTCTGTACGGCGGCGACGGCGCCGACACGATCGACGGCAAGGCCGGGGACGACCTCCTCGATGGCGGGGCAGGCGATGACATCCTCAATGGCGGTGCCGGCGACGACACGATCTTCGGCGGCGCAGGCAATGACACGATCCTGCTCGGCTTCCAAGCGACCGATACCGGCGACACGGTGGACGGCGGGCAGGGCAACGACACCTACGAGATCGGCGCCGGCGCCGGGTTCACCGAGATCACCGGGCTGGACAAGGCAGACAGCGGGACCGATCTGATCAAGTTCGGTGCGGGCCTTACGCAGTCGGCCGTGTTGAACTACCAGCTCAGCGGCAACGACCTGATCATCTTCTTCGGTACGGCGTCAGGTACTTCGGTTGACGCTGCAAACATCGTCGTGCTGACCGGGTTCATGGCGACGTCCGCTGGCGGGCACGTCATCCAGTTCGCGGACGGAGCCCAACTTCGTGCTGCGGATTTCCGTACGCAGTATTGGAGCGGGACGGCGGGCAACGATACCTACAGCGGCACGTTCGGCCCGGACTCGATGGACGGGCAGGCCGGCGACGACGTCTTGTCGGGAGGAGCCGGGAATGACTTCCTGTACGGAAATACGGGCAACGACGTTCTACACGGCGACGACGGCAACGACACGCTCCAGGCGAGTGATGGCAATGACGTGCTTTACGGCGATGCTGGCGATGACACGTTCACATCCCAGAACGAAGCCTACTTCGGCGATCGCCTGATCGGCGGGACGGGCAACGACACCTACATCTTCCGGCAGAGCTACTACTACACCAGCAACCCGACCACGGTTAATGGCGGTGGCATCGAGGAGGTCGCCGGCGAGGGAGTCGATACCGTCGTCACGAACTACCACAACTTCTATCTCGGGGCGAATGTCGAGAACCTGGTCGTGGAGTGGGTCAGTTTTTGGTTTACGGAAAATGGGATCCCGGTCAATCAGAACTACGTGGGCAACGAGCTCGACAATGTGATTCGCATTGCAGCCCCGTCATACTTCGCGAATCACCAGGGGCGCCACTATCTCCTGGATGGCGGCGTCGGCGCGGATACGCTGATCGGTAGCGACGCCGATGAGACCTACGTCGTGGATAACGCCGGTGACACGATCATCGAGACGACATCGCCTTCGTACAATTCAAACGACACGGTTCGCTCGTCCATCAGTTACTCCATTGCCAATCGTCTGGAGCTCGAAAACATCGAATTGACCGGAAGCGAGAACACCACCGCGACCGGTAACAGCCGCAATAACCTTCTCAACGGCGCAATGTCGTCGGGTGCCAACCTTCTGATCGGCGGCGATGGCGATGACACCTACATCGCTGGCGCCGAGGACACTATCGTCGAGCTCGCCAATGGGGGGCACGACACGGTCATCGTCCACGCCGGGTCGTACGAGCTGTACAACGTTGTCTCTGCGCCCAACATCGAAGCCTACAAGCTCGACGAGAACAGCTGGGGTGGGCTGCAAGGTGATAGCCAAAACAACGAGCTCGTTGGCAATTCGCATAGCAACCAGCTCTTTGGCGGCGCCGGCGACGACATCCTCGACGGCCGTGGCGCGGACTATGGCGGCACCGATTCGTTCAGCGGCGGCGACGGTAACGACTGGATCAAACTCGGAAGCGGAAACGCGACCGTCACCGGTGGAGCGGGCGACGATGTCATTACCCTCGGCTACGGGTCCTCGCAGGTCCGAATCAGCTATAGCCGTGGTGACGGGCACGATGTCATCAACGCCCTGCCATCCACGATGTCGAGCAGCACCGGGCGCGTCGTGCAGTTCGATGCATCTATCCGTCCGGACGAGGTGACGTGGACGCGGGACGGAAACGATCTCTTGGTATCGATCGCCGGAGACGCCGGCAATGCCATCCGCGTGGCGCGTTACTGGACGCAGGACGAGCGCGGCGACGTCGTTTCGGGGGTCGTCACCGGCTTCTATTTTGCGTATGACTGGTCGACCCACAGCGGTGGGCTGGACCGCCTCCCCTATGTAAACAACCCGCCGCGCGCGACGGCGCAGTTCGACATGACGCTCGCCGAGGGAGAACAGTTCGTGCAGCCGTTGCCGGCTGACCTGTTCACCGATCCGGGCGATACGCTGAGCTATTCGCTTGGTTCCGGTGCGCCGGACTGGCTGAGCATCGATGTCGCGACCGGAACGCTCAGTGGTACTCCACCGATCGGCGCCGGAGCGCCCTGGATCACGGTCATCGCGACCGATACGTGGGGGCAGACGGCTTCGACGAGCGTGAGCGTGCACGTCACGCACTTGGTCGCAGGCAGCAACGGTACCGATGACCTGGTCGGCACGTCGGCAGACGAGGAACTGCGTGGGCTCGGCGGCGACGACCGTCTTGATGGCGGTGGCGGCCATGACCGCCTCGTCGGCGGCGATGGAAACGACACCTATCGCGTCTACGGCTATGGCGAAGTGGTCATCGAGGCGGCCAATGGTGGCCATGACCTGGAAGAGTCCGACTCCGATATCGTTCTCGCAGCTAACGTCGAGGACGGGCGTCTGCTCGAATCCGGTGGATGGTCGCTGGTTGGCAACGATCTCGCCAACGTGCTGTATGGCAACAGCATGTCCAACTCATTGGACGGCGGTCTCGGAGCCGATCGCATGGAGGGCGGCGCAGGCGACGACATCTATACGGTAGACAACGTCGGCGATGTCGTCGTGGAGCTGGCGAACGAAGGTCGTGACCTTGTCACATCGAGTGTGACCTACGTTCTCGGCGCCAACGTCGAGGATCTGAGCCTCGCCGGTAGTGCCGATATCAATGCGACCGGCAACGCCCTCGACAACACGCTGAATGGCAATTCGGGCGCCAACCATCTGGACGGTGGTGGCGGTGCTGACCAGATGTACGGCGGCGATGGCGATGACTACTACATCGTCGACTCGAGCACGGACCGTGTGCGCGAGTACAGCGGCGGCGGTGTCGATACGATCGAACGTCGCTACGAGACGAACTACCTCCTCGGGTCGGAAATCGAGAATCTCGTGCTCGGTGCCGGCGTCGTTACCGGGCATGGCAATGGTCTGGATAATGAAATCACGCTCAACGCCGCTGCGAATTCGTCGTCCGGCCAGGCCGGCGACGACATCATCCATGGTCTGTCAGGAAACGATCAGATCTGGGGCGATGACGGCTGGGATGAACTCTACGGCGACGATGGTGACGACTATCTCGACGGTGGCGCAGGAAGCGATTACCTCGAGGGCGGCATCGGTAACGATCAGTTGCGTGGCGGTGCCGACACGGACGAGGACACGCTGATAGGCGGTGCCGGCGACGACAAGTACGTGTGGACGGGTGGTCTCGACATCATCGACAACACCGGCGGCGGTAGCGACGGACTCTTCTTCAGCGACTCGACTATCACGTCCGCACGCCTGACATTCAAGCGCGATGGAGACGATCTGCTCGTCCTGGTCGACGGTGATGCGGGGCGCGGCGTTCGCGTCGTCAACCACTTCCTCGGGGGGGATTTCGCACTCGACTACGTGCAGATTCCCAATAGTTCGCAGCTGAACACGGCCCAGATCAACCAGCGTGCTTTGTATGCCGGCTATGACAATGTCATCCAAGGTACGTCTGCTTCGGAGACGTTGAACGGCACGGCGGGTCGCGACGTGCTGTTGGGCGGTTCCGGCAACGACCAGCTCAACGGCGCAGCAGCGAATGACTGGCTGAAGGGCGAGGCCGGCAATGACACGCTCTACGGTGGTGCAGGCGCTGACCAGCTGGAAGGTGGACTCGGTGACGATGTCTACACCATCGACGATACGCTCGATACCGTGATTGAAGCCGCGGGTGAAGGCATCGATCTGGTCAACGCATCGGTGACCTACGCGCTGACTACGAATGTCGAAAACCTGACGCTGACGGGTACAAATGCCATCAACGGCACCGGCAATGCGCTGGACAACGTGCTGACCGGAAATTCGGCCTCCAATACTCTCAATGGTGGAGATGGCAACGACACCCTTGACGGTGGCGCTGGGACCGACACGTTGGTCGGCGGCCTCGGCAATGACACCTACACCGTCGACTCTGCAGGCGATGTGGTAACGGAGCAGGCGAATCAGGGCACGGATACGGTGAAGTCGTCCGTGACGTACACGCTCGCCGCCAATGTCGAGAACCTGACGCTGACGGGTCCGAATGCCGTCAACGGCACCGGCAATGCCGCGGACAATCTGCTGACGGGCAACGGCGCCGACAACGTCTTGGATGGCGGCGCTGGCAACGACACGATGGTGGGTGGCCTCGGAAACGATACGTATGTGGTCGACTCTGCCGGCGATGTGGTGACCGAGCTGGCGGGCCAAGGAACGGACACGGTGAAGTCGTCCGTCAGCTACCTCTTGGGCGCAGACGTCGAAAATCTGACCCTTACGGGCGCCGCTGCGATCAACGGCACCGGTAATACGCTCGCGAACGTGCTGACGGGCAACGATGCCGACAACAGCCTCGACGGCGGCGCCGGTAACGACACGCTGGTGGGCGGTCTTGGCAATGACACGTACATCGTCGACTCGGCGAGCGATGTGGTGACGGAGCAGGCGAGCCAAGGCACGGATACGGTGAAGTCGTCCGTGACGTACACGCTTGCTGCGAACGTCGAGAACCTGGTGTTGACGGGAACAGCGGCGATCAACGGCACCGGCAACACGCTGGCGAACGTGCTGACGGGCAACGACGCCGACAACACGCTCGATGGTGGTGCAGGCAACGACACGCTGATCGGCGGACTGGGCAACGACACCTACATCGTCGACTCGGCCAGCGACGGCATCACCGAGCAGGCGGGCCAGGGCACGGACACCGTGAAGTCGACGGTGACCTATACGCTGGCGAATACGGCCAACGTCGAGAACCTGACACTGACCGGCAGCAACGCGATCAACGCCACGGGCAATTTGTTGGACAACGTTCTGACCGGAAACTCGGGTGTGAACACGCTGAGCGGTGGTGCAGGCAATGACACGCTGGACGGCGGTGCAGGCACCGACACGCTGGTGGGTGGCCAGGGCGACGACACCTACATCGTCGACTCCACCACGGACGTGATCACTGAGCAGACCGGCGAAGGCACGGATACCGTGAAGTCGACAGTGACCTTCGACCTCACGAACATCGCGAATGTCGAGAACGTGACGTTGACCGGTAGCGGGGTGATCAATGCCACCGGCAACGCGCTGGCCAACGTACTGACCGGCAATTCAGCAGCCAACTCGCTCAGCGGCGGTGCGGGCGACGACACGCTCGACGGCGGCGCCGGCAACGACACATTGGTCGGTGGTCTCGGCAATGACACGTACATCGTTGACTCGACGGGCGATGTGGTGACGGAGCAGGCGAGCCAAGGCACAGATACGGTGAAGTCGTCCGTGACGTACACGCTTGCTGCGAACGTCGAGAACCTGGTGTTGACGGGAACAGCGGCGATCAACGGCACCGGCAACACGCTGGCGAACGTGCTGACGGGCAACGACGCCGACAACACGCTCGATGGTGGTGCAGGCAACGACACGCTGATCGGCGGACTGGGCAACGACACCTACATCGTCGACTCGGCCAGCGACGGCATCACCGAGCAGGCGGGCCAGGGCACGGACACCGTGAAGTCGACGGTGACCTATACGCTGGCGAATACGGCCAACGTCGAGAACCTGACGCTGACCGGCAGCAACGCGATCAACGCCACGGGCAATTTGTTGGACAACGTTCTGACCGGAAACTCGGGTGTGAACACGCTGAGCGGTGGTGCAGGCAATGACACGCTGGACGGCGGTGCAGGCACCGACACGCTGGTGGGTGGCCAGGGCGACGACACCTACATCGTCGACTCCACCACGGACGTGATCACTGAGCAGACCGGCGAAGGCACGGATACCGTGAAGTCGACAGTGACCTTCGACCTCACGAACATCGCGAATGTCGAGAACGTGACGTTGACCGGTAGCGGAGTGATCAATGCCACTGGCAACGCGCTGGCCAACGTACTGACCGGCAATTCAGCAGCCAACTCGCTCAGCGGTGGTGCGGGCGACGACACGCTGGACGGCGGTGCCGGCAGCGACACGCTGACGGGTGGCGTCGGTCGAGACACCTATCTGATGGGTCGTGGTTATGGGGCGGACACGGTCGTGGAGAACGACACGGCTACCGGACAACTTGACGTCGCGAAGTTCCTGTCCGGCGTCGCCTACGACCAGCTGTGGTTCGCACGTCCCTCCGGTACCAACAACCTCGAGATCAGCATCATCGGTACGAGCGATGCTCTCGTCATCAAGAACTGGTACTTGGGCGCCGCGTATCAGGTCGAGGAGATTCGCACCGTGGACGGCGCGAAATTGTTGACGGCGGGCAAGGTCCAGACGCTGGTTGATGCCATGGCCAAGTTGACGAAGCCATCTTCGGGCCAGACGACGCTACCGGCGAGTTATCGCACGCAGCTGGACCCGGTGTTTGCATCGACCTGGACGGCGTCGACCGCACTGACCGCCTCTCTTGCCGCTGACCGTTCCTACAGTGGATTGAATCCCACATCGGTCCAGACCCCGGCAAACGAGCAGTTCGTCGCAGGCGAGCTGGAGCCGACACTCGGTTCACGGCCGGGTCGTCGAGTCGATGTAGGCAGGAATCGCGGATACGTCGATGGAGTTGCTCGCGTGCGGGACATCTTGGATCCGCGGAGCGGCTCGTTCGAACGACAGCCGCTGCAAGATGTCGGAGCGCACCTCGAAGCCCTGCTGCATCAGTCGGTTTCTTTGCCGCCCAGCCGAATCTCCGCGACGTTGCCCGCAGGCGGATGCGGCCCGGCTGAAGTTGTCGCCAGCTCGCTTCACTCGACCGTATGCCCTCCGCAGCTCATCGAAGGGGGCATGGCGCAAAGTCCGTTGGAGGGCCATGCCCAAGTTGCCGCGGGCAATTTGGACGTTGACTGGCTCCGGGACGGCGATCACCTCGAGTTGACTGGTGCTATCGGGCATCCGATGGCGGTGAGTTGTGCGGGGGCTCCGGCCGATGCCGACGCATCCATTCTGTCCAGCTGCCACGCGCTCATCGGATTGATGGCGGTCTCAGATAGTCGAGATGCGCATGTGGGCGTATTCCCGCCGACATTGCGCCCAGAGGTGAGCGGCATTCAAATCCTGGGTTGA